The proteins below come from a single Ruegeria sp. SCSIO 43209 genomic window:
- a CDS encoding helicase HerA-like domain-containing protein — translation MDNKIFVGGGGDGYSVAQGLSLKYANRHGLIAGATGTGKTVTLQILAEGFSQAGVPVFLADVKGDLSGLALPGSETHKLHQAFLDRAAKIGFGTFSYAACPVTFWDLFGEQGHPVRTTVTEMGPLLLSRLMELSEAQEGILNIAFRVADEEGMPLLDLKDLQALLVWIGEKRAQLSLRYGNVSTSSIGAIQRRLLVLENQGGTNLFGEPALDLADLMRTDANGQGMVNILASDKLMGSPRLYATFLLWLLSELFEELPEVGDSEKPKLVFFFDEAHLLFEDAPKVLVDKVEQVARLIRSKGVGVYFISQNPADIPEDILGQLGNRVQHALRAFTARDRKNLRLAAETYRENPAFDTETAIREVGVGEAVTSMLQKKGVPGVVERTLIRPPGSQLGPITKAERQSVIKASPMDAKYGKRIDRKSAFEILQARADAAANAAEQAESDEVLEQQSPAEREYASARRYSGNRVGRSSSRLSRKKDTFATAMSEAVIKELKGTTGRRIVRGILGGLFRNR, via the coding sequence ATGGACAACAAGATCTTCGTAGGCGGTGGTGGCGACGGCTATTCAGTGGCACAGGGGCTGTCGCTGAAATATGCGAACCGCCATGGCCTGATTGCTGGTGCGACCGGTACGGGCAAAACGGTTACGCTGCAAATTCTGGCTGAAGGCTTCTCACAGGCGGGGGTTCCAGTGTTTCTGGCCGATGTGAAAGGTGACTTGTCGGGGCTGGCGCTGCCTGGAAGCGAAACCCACAAATTACACCAGGCTTTTTTGGATCGGGCCGCGAAGATCGGGTTCGGCACATTCTCTTACGCCGCGTGTCCAGTCACGTTCTGGGATCTGTTTGGCGAGCAGGGGCATCCGGTCCGGACCACAGTAACCGAGATGGGCCCACTGCTGCTATCGCGATTGATGGAACTGAGCGAGGCGCAGGAAGGCATTCTGAACATCGCCTTTCGGGTCGCAGACGAAGAAGGCATGCCGCTGCTTGACCTGAAAGACCTGCAGGCATTGCTGGTCTGGATAGGCGAGAAACGTGCCCAACTATCGCTGCGCTATGGCAATGTCTCGACATCTTCGATCGGTGCTATTCAACGCCGCTTGCTGGTTCTGGAAAATCAGGGCGGTACCAATCTGTTTGGCGAGCCTGCGTTGGACCTGGCCGACCTGATGCGGACAGATGCGAACGGGCAAGGGATGGTGAACATTCTGGCCTCTGACAAGCTGATGGGCTCTCCGCGTCTGTACGCGACTTTCCTGTTGTGGCTGCTTAGCGAATTGTTTGAAGAACTGCCCGAAGTGGGGGACTCTGAAAAACCGAAACTGGTGTTCTTCTTTGATGAAGCGCACTTGCTGTTCGAGGACGCCCCCAAAGTGCTGGTGGACAAGGTCGAGCAGGTGGCGCGCCTGATCCGATCAAAGGGCGTTGGCGTTTATTTCATCTCGCAGAATCCGGCGGACATCCCGGAAGATATTCTGGGTCAGCTGGGCAACCGGGTCCAACATGCGCTGCGGGCCTTCACAGCGCGCGACCGCAAGAATCTGCGACTTGCTGCTGAGACCTATCGTGAAAACCCAGCTTTCGATACTGAGACCGCAATCCGAGAGGTGGGCGTGGGCGAGGCCGTGACGTCGATGCTGCAAAAGAAGGGTGTACCGGGCGTGGTCGAGCGCACTTTGATCCGGCCACCGGGCTCCCAACTTGGTCCGATTACCAAAGCTGAGCGTCAGTCGGTGATCAAAGCTTCGCCGATGGATGCAAAATACGGCAAGCGTATCGACCGCAAATCGGCGTTTGAGATTCTGCAGGCGCGCGCGGATGCCGCTGCGAATGCGGCGGAACAGGCGGAATCCGACGAAGTTCTGGAACAGCAGAGCCCGGCAGAACGCGAATACGCCTCGGCCCGAAGGTATTCGGGCAACCGCGTTGGGCGATCGTCTTCTCGTCTTTCGCGCAAAAAGGATACCTTCGCCACAGCCATGAGCGAGGCCGTGATCAAAGAACTGAAAGGAACAACTGGCCGCCGCATCGTCAGGGGCATACTGGGCGGCTTGTTCCGCAATCGCTAG
- a CDS encoding branched-chain amino acid ABC transporter permease — MSEPVKNTLLFVVVGALILLTGFTQSWNAAILILNMGLISAIMSIGVNLQWGFAGLFNVGVMGFVALGGLAVVLVSTPPTPGAWSGGGYGVILSLLMGAATVVAAVMVAQKMPKGRTQTFAIIGILVVGFFVYRAIFDPNVAAIEAIDPAVAGNIGGLNLPVLFAWPAGGLLAAGAAWLIGKTALGLRSDYLAIATLGIAEIIIAVMKNEDWLARGVKNVYGIPRPSPVVGYEVELQQDPTFLARAEWFGLDPVTASTLSVKLGYSLLFLFVLLVLLWMAQMALKSPWGRMMRAIRDNEVAAEAMGKDVTRRHLQIFVLGSAICGIAGAMMTTLDGQLTPGTYNPLRFTFLVWVMVIVGGSGNNFGAVLGAFLIWFLWVQVEPMGLWLMNLITSGMPDGSALKTHLIDSAAHMRLFTMGLILLIVLRFSPRGLIPEK, encoded by the coding sequence ATGAGCGAGCCCGTCAAAAACACGCTGCTTTTTGTGGTCGTCGGCGCACTCATCCTGTTGACCGGATTCACCCAAAGCTGGAACGCCGCAATCCTGATCCTGAACATGGGCTTGATCTCGGCCATCATGTCGATTGGCGTCAACCTGCAATGGGGCTTTGCTGGCCTCTTCAACGTTGGTGTCATGGGCTTTGTCGCGCTGGGCGGGCTAGCGGTTGTGCTGGTTTCGACACCCCCAACCCCCGGCGCCTGGTCTGGTGGCGGGTATGGCGTCATCCTGTCGCTTTTGATGGGTGCGGCAACCGTGGTTGCAGCTGTGATGGTGGCCCAAAAAATGCCCAAGGGACGCACACAAACCTTTGCGATCATCGGTATTCTGGTCGTAGGTTTTTTTGTTTACCGCGCAATTTTTGATCCCAACGTAGCTGCGATCGAAGCGATTGATCCTGCTGTCGCTGGTAATATCGGCGGTTTGAACCTTCCTGTCCTATTCGCTTGGCCTGCCGGGGGACTTTTGGCGGCGGGCGCAGCATGGCTGATCGGAAAAACAGCGCTGGGCCTGCGCTCGGACTATTTGGCAATCGCCACACTTGGTATCGCCGAGATCATCATCGCCGTCATGAAAAACGAGGACTGGCTGGCACGTGGGGTCAAGAACGTCTACGGCATTCCACGCCCCTCACCGGTGGTTGGCTACGAAGTTGAATTGCAGCAAGACCCAACTTTCCTTGCACGGGCCGAGTGGTTCGGGCTGGATCCGGTTACTGCCTCGACGCTTTCCGTCAAGCTGGGCTACTCTTTGCTGTTCCTGTTCGTGCTCCTGGTGCTGCTGTGGATGGCTCAGATGGCGTTGAAAAGCCCTTGGGGCCGCATGATGCGCGCCATCCGCGACAACGAGGTCGCCGCCGAGGCGATGGGCAAGGACGTCACCCGTCGCCATCTACAGATCTTTGTTCTGGGCTCAGCCATCTGCGGCATCGCCGGTGCGATGATGACCACTTTGGACGGGCAGCTGACGCCGGGCACTTACAACCCGCTTCGCTTTACCTTCCTTGTCTGGGTCATGGTGATCGTCGGCGGGTCGGGCAACAATTTCGGAGCCGTACTGGGAGCGTTCCTGATCTGGTTCCTGTGGGTTCAGGTTGAACCCATGGGCCTGTGGCTGATGAACCTGATAACCTCAGGCATGCCTGACGGCAGCGCACTTAAGACGCATCTGATCGATAGCGCCGCACATATGCGCCTGTTCACCATGGGGCTGATTCTTTTGATTGTTCTCAGATTCAGTCCAAGAGGGCTGATCCCCGAGAAATAA
- a CDS encoding branched-chain amino acid ABC transporter permease gives MDFLNALVALSNFVLVPAIAYGSQLALGALGVTLIYGILRFSNFAHGDTMAFGAMIAVLVTWGLQAAGVSFGPLPTALLALPFAILGCIVLVLITDRLVYRFYREQKAKPVILVIVSMGVMFIMNGLVRFIIGPDDQRFSDGARFIVSARDFKAMTGLREGLAIKTSQGITVIVAVVAVALLFWFLNKTRTGKSMRAYSDNEDLALLSGINPERVVMITWIIVAALATTAGVLYGLDKSFKPFVYFQLLLPIFASAIVGGLGNPLGAIAGGFIIAFSEVTITYAWKKVLTYLAPENLEPSGLVQFLSTDYKFAVSFAILLIVLLFKPTGLFKGKVL, from the coding sequence ATGGACTTTCTCAACGCCCTTGTGGCGCTCTCCAACTTCGTTCTTGTTCCCGCAATCGCCTATGGCAGCCAGTTGGCGCTGGGCGCTTTGGGGGTGACGCTGATTTACGGCATCCTGCGGTTTTCGAACTTTGCCCATGGCGATACGATGGCCTTTGGCGCGATGATCGCCGTGCTGGTCACATGGGGTCTGCAGGCCGCCGGGGTCAGCTTCGGGCCGTTACCGACCGCTCTGCTGGCCCTGCCCTTTGCCATTCTGGGCTGTATCGTTCTGGTGCTGATCACCGACCGGTTGGTCTATCGCTTCTATCGGGAACAGAAGGCCAAACCGGTCATTCTGGTGATCGTCTCGATGGGTGTGATGTTCATCATGAACGGGCTGGTTCGTTTCATCATCGGTCCGGATGACCAAAGGTTCTCGGACGGAGCGCGTTTCATCGTCTCGGCGCGAGATTTCAAGGCGATGACTGGGCTGCGTGAGGGGCTGGCAATCAAGACCTCCCAGGGCATCACGGTGATCGTGGCGGTTGTCGCCGTGGCGCTGTTGTTCTGGTTCCTGAACAAAACGCGCACCGGCAAATCAATGCGGGCCTATTCTGACAATGAGGATCTTGCGTTGCTGTCCGGTATCAACCCCGAGCGCGTGGTGATGATCACATGGATCATCGTTGCCGCGCTGGCGACCACTGCGGGCGTGCTTTACGGCCTCGACAAAAGCTTCAAGCCATTTGTCTATTTCCAGCTTTTGCTGCCGATCTTTGCCTCGGCTATCGTGGGTGGCCTCGGAAACCCTCTGGGAGCCATCGCAGGCGGTTTCATCATCGCGTTTTCTGAGGTGACGATCACCTACGCGTGGAAGAAAGTGCTGACTTATCTGGCACCTGAAAATCTGGAGCCGTCAGGTTTGGTGCAGTTCCTGTCCACCGATTACAAATTCGCTGTCAGCTTTGCCATTTTGCTGATCGTACTTCTGTTTAAGCCAACCGGCTTGTTCAAAGGAAAAGTGTTATGA
- a CDS encoding ABC transporter ATP-binding protein yields MSDNPYQDDKGNKDASITNTHGVGTMTPAHRKSGETHRVEGGPFLIGDTMTGGYGKGPDILHDCTIAVDKGEIAVIVGPNGAGKSTAMKAVFGMLDVRQGSVRLDGEDITNLSPQDRVVRGMGFVPQTSNIFTSMTVEENLEMGAFIRRDDISQTMEQVYDLFPILRDKRNQAAGELSGGQRQQVAVGRALMTQPKVLMLDEPTAGVSPIVMDELFDRIIEVSRTGLPILMVEQNARQALEIADKGYVLVQGRNAYTGTGKELLADPEVRKSFLGG; encoded by the coding sequence ATGAGCGACAACCCCTACCAGGACGATAAGGGCAACAAGGACGCCTCGATCACCAATACGCATGGTGTCGGCACCATGACTCCAGCGCATCGCAAAAGCGGTGAAACGCATCGGGTCGAGGGCGGTCCTTTCCTGATTGGCGACACTATGACTGGTGGCTATGGCAAAGGGCCAGACATCCTGCATGACTGCACCATCGCCGTTGATAAGGGCGAGATCGCGGTGATCGTCGGCCCCAACGGCGCGGGCAAATCCACCGCAATGAAGGCTGTGTTTGGCATGCTGGACGTACGCCAAGGGTCTGTGCGGCTGGATGGCGAAGATATCACCAATCTCAGCCCGCAAGACCGCGTGGTACGCGGCATGGGCTTTGTCCCGCAGACCTCGAACATTTTTACGTCGATGACAGTGGAAGAGAACCTAGAGATGGGTGCTTTCATCCGGCGCGACGACATCAGCCAGACGATGGAACAGGTCTATGACCTCTTCCCCATTCTCCGCGACAAACGCAATCAGGCCGCCGGAGAGCTGTCAGGTGGTCAACGTCAACAGGTCGCCGTTGGCCGTGCGCTGATGACTCAGCCCAAGGTGCTGATGCTTGACGAACCCACCGCTGGCGTCTCACCCATCGTAATGGATGAGCTGTTTGACCGGATCATCGAGGTTTCCCGCACCGGGTTGCCGATCCTGATGGTCGAACAGAACGCCCGACAAGCGCTGGAGATCGCGGACAAAGGGTACGTGCTGGTTCAGGGGCGAAATGCCTATACCGGTACGGGCAAGGAACTTCTTGCCGATCCCGAAGTGCGTAAGAGTTTCTTGGGGGGGTGA
- a CDS encoding ABC transporter ATP-binding protein — protein sequence MIVVDDVHKHFGGFHAVDGASLEIQKGSITGLIGPNGAGKTTLFNVIAGVLPPTSGKVHMDGEDITGLPPHELFHKGLLRTFQIAHEFSSMSCRENLMMVPGAQSGESLWNTWFGRKRIADEERALRAKADEVLEFLTIEHLADHKAGQVSGGQKKLLELGRTMMVDAKIVFLDEVGAGVNRTLLMTIADTILRLNKERGYTFVVIEHDMDFIGKICDPVICMAEGKVLAEGTLDEIKANEHVIEAYLGTGLKNKDKLEAGA from the coding sequence ATGATCGTCGTCGATGACGTGCACAAGCATTTCGGCGGGTTTCATGCGGTGGACGGGGCATCGCTGGAAATCCAAAAGGGCTCGATCACCGGTCTGATCGGACCGAACGGGGCCGGAAAAACCACGCTATTCAACGTGATCGCGGGCGTACTTCCACCGACTAGCGGTAAGGTACACATGGACGGTGAGGATATCACTGGCCTACCCCCGCACGAGCTGTTTCATAAGGGCCTGCTGCGCACCTTCCAGATCGCGCATGAGTTTTCGTCGATGAGCTGCCGTGAAAACCTGATGATGGTGCCCGGCGCACAATCCGGGGAATCGCTGTGGAACACATGGTTCGGGCGTAAGCGTATCGCGGATGAGGAACGCGCACTTAGGGCGAAAGCCGATGAGGTGCTGGAGTTCCTGACAATCGAACATCTGGCCGATCACAAGGCCGGTCAGGTCTCGGGCGGTCAGAAGAAACTTCTGGAGCTTGGCCGTACCATGATGGTCGACGCCAAGATCGTGTTTTTGGACGAGGTCGGCGCTGGTGTGAACCGCACGCTCCTGATGACCATCGCCGACACGATCCTGCGCCTGAACAAGGAGCGCGGCTATACCTTCGTCGTTATCGAGCACGACATGGATTTCATCGGCAAGATTTGCGACCCAGTCATATGCATGGCCGAGGGCAAGGTGCTTGCCGAAGGCACTCTGGACGAGATCAAGGCCAATGAGCACGTGATCGAAGCTTACCTAGGCACCGGCCTTAAGAACAAAGACAAGCTGGAGGCGGGCGCATGA
- a CDS encoding ABC transporter substrate-binding protein has product MKKLLTATAATALLAGTAMAEDVKLGVLFGFTGPIESLAPAMGSGAEMAMAEVTESGKLLDGASVTGTRADTGCIDNGLATSNGERMIADGVAGIIGGDCSGVTGAILQNVAIPNGMVMISPSATSPGLSTMEDNGLFFRTAPSDAREGQVMADILNDRGISSIALTYTNNDYGKGLADAIQSSFEASGGEVTIVAAHEDGKADYSAEVGALASAGGDILVVAGYLDQGGLGIIQSALDSGAFDTFGLPGGMIGDSLPANVGPDLNGSFGQIAGSGGEGAEKYFAMAEAAGFDGSSPYSPESYDAAALFMLAMQAAGSTNPAEYGAKIMDVANAPGEQIFPGELAKGLELLAAGQDIDYVGASGVELIGPGESAGSYREIEVTDGENKTVNFR; this is encoded by the coding sequence ATGAAAAAGCTGCTTACCGCTACTGCAGCAACCGCTCTGCTGGCGGGTACCGCTATGGCCGAGGACGTGAAGCTGGGCGTGCTGTTCGGCTTTACAGGCCCGATTGAATCGCTGGCCCCGGCCATGGGTTCGGGCGCTGAAATGGCGATGGCTGAGGTCACCGAATCCGGCAAACTGCTGGACGGCGCAAGCGTGACCGGAACCCGCGCCGATACCGGCTGTATCGACAATGGTCTGGCCACCTCGAACGGCGAACGTATGATTGCCGATGGCGTTGCCGGTATCATCGGCGGCGACTGCTCGGGCGTCACTGGCGCAATCCTGCAGAACGTCGCGATCCCGAACGGCATGGTCATGATCTCGCCGTCGGCCACATCTCCGGGTCTGTCGACCATGGAAGACAACGGCCTGTTCTTCCGCACCGCGCCGTCGGATGCGCGTGAAGGTCAGGTAATGGCAGACATCCTGAATGACCGTGGCATCAGCTCGATTGCTCTGACGTACACCAACAACGACTATGGCAAGGGACTGGCGGACGCGATCCAGTCCTCGTTCGAGGCTTCGGGCGGCGAAGTCACCATCGTTGCCGCGCACGAAGACGGCAAGGCCGACTATTCGGCCGAAGTTGGCGCGCTGGCCTCGGCCGGTGGCGATATTCTCGTGGTCGCAGGATATCTGGACCAAGGTGGTTTGGGCATCATCCAGTCGGCTCTGGACAGCGGAGCGTTTGACACGTTCGGTCTGCCGGGCGGCATGATCGGTGACTCGCTGCCGGCAAACGTTGGCCCCGACCTGAACGGCTCGTTCGGTCAGATCGCTGGCTCGGGCGGTGAAGGTGCCGAGAAGTACTTTGCCATGGCTGAAGCTGCGGGCTTTGACGGTTCGTCGCCCTACTCGCCGGAAAGCTATGACGCCGCCGCGCTGTTCATGCTGGCGATGCAGGCCGCAGGTTCGACCAACCCCGCTGAATACGGCGCGAAAATCATGGATGTCGCCAATGCTCCGGGTGAGCAAATCTTCCCCGGAGAACTGGCTAAAGGTCTGGAGCTGTTGGCTGCCGGTCAGGACATCGATTATGTCGGCGCATCGGGCGTTGAGCTGATCGGCCCTGGTGAAAGCGCAGGTTCCTATCGCGAGATCGAGGTGACCGACGGCGAAAACAAGACCGTCAACTTCCGTTGA
- a CDS encoding PQQ-dependent sugar dehydrogenase — protein sequence MIRTFAILILSCWSIAGWSDVINTTGGPVQVTQVVRGLDTPWAIGILPDGSFVVTERDGELLYVAGGEAKRIKGLPKVVANGQGGLLDVTIARDFNQTRELFLTFSKSQRGGAGTAVAVARLSENGERLTNLRVIFEASPGGSGGRHFGSRVVEANDGTLFVTIGDRGDRPAAQDRTNHMGTVIRINRDGSVPSDNPFVGNPGVRPEIWSFGHRNAQGANLDQQGRLWVSEHGAKGGDEVNLIRPGANYGWPVISYGVHYSGQKIGEGTSKQGMEQPEHYWDPSIAPSGLMVYSGKLWPEWKGNLFVGSLKFDYIARLAGDPLREAEQIEGPETERVRDIAESPDGSIWFISVGQGAVYRMTPL from the coding sequence ATGATCAGAACTTTTGCGATTCTCATTCTGTCGTGCTGGTCGATTGCAGGCTGGTCCGATGTCATCAACACAACCGGCGGGCCGGTTCAGGTTACTCAGGTGGTCAGAGGCCTTGATACACCTTGGGCGATTGGCATTCTTCCGGATGGCAGCTTTGTTGTCACTGAGCGAGATGGCGAGCTTTTGTACGTTGCCGGAGGTGAGGCGAAGCGCATCAAGGGTCTGCCAAAAGTGGTCGCGAACGGGCAGGGCGGTTTGCTAGATGTCACCATCGCGCGTGACTTTAATCAGACCCGCGAGCTTTTTCTGACTTTCTCCAAATCGCAACGAGGCGGTGCAGGCACCGCTGTCGCTGTCGCTCGTTTATCGGAAAACGGAGAACGTCTAACCAATCTGCGCGTGATATTCGAGGCCTCTCCCGGTGGCTCAGGCGGGCGCCACTTTGGTTCTCGCGTCGTTGAAGCGAATGATGGCACGTTGTTCGTCACTATCGGTGACCGAGGTGATCGCCCGGCTGCGCAGGATCGAACGAACCACATGGGTACGGTCATTCGGATCAACCGTGATGGTTCAGTTCCCAGTGATAACCCGTTTGTGGGCAATCCCGGTGTCCGCCCCGAGATCTGGTCGTTTGGTCACAGAAACGCTCAGGGTGCCAATTTGGATCAGCAGGGCCGGCTTTGGGTTTCGGAACACGGGGCAAAAGGCGGGGATGAGGTTAATCTGATCAGACCCGGTGCCAATTATGGCTGGCCAGTGATTTCGTATGGCGTTCATTATTCGGGTCAGAAGATCGGTGAAGGCACGTCGAAGCAAGGAATGGAACAGCCCGAGCATTATTGGGATCCTTCCATCGCACCCTCTGGCTTGATGGTCTATTCCGGGAAACTTTGGCCGGAATGGAAGGGGAATCTGTTCGTTGGCTCTTTGAAATTCGACTACATTGCACGTTTGGCGGGCGATCCACTGCGTGAGGCTGAGCAGATCGAAGGCCCCGAGACCGAACGTGTTCGCGACATCGCCGAATCACCAGATGGGTCGATCTGGTTCATTTCCGTCGGGCAAGGCGCGGTTTACCGAATGACGCCCCTCTGA
- a CDS encoding GNAT family N-acetyltransferase, which translates to MCDFVIELCETMPPKRELNTILAQYYALIVQRMQDMGFEIDPAAPESALAEFWAHSDDYLPPNGCLVVARNDAGDIIGCGMLKRFDHQTGELKRVFVTEEARGTGAGRALIEAREQAARDMGLKRLIADTLTPNVEMRDLYPKLGFVELDSPIETTTYLDQPMLRPHLHYFAKDL; encoded by the coding sequence ATGTGTGATTTTGTAATCGAGCTTTGTGAAACAATGCCGCCAAAGCGCGAACTGAATACGATCCTGGCACAATATTATGCGCTTATCGTGCAACGAATGCAGGATATGGGCTTTGAGATTGATCCAGCGGCCCCCGAAAGCGCATTGGCGGAGTTTTGGGCGCATTCAGATGATTACCTACCCCCGAATGGATGTCTTGTGGTGGCGCGAAACGATGCCGGAGACATCATTGGATGTGGGATGCTGAAACGATTTGATCACCAAACCGGTGAACTTAAGCGGGTTTTTGTGACCGAGGAGGCACGGGGGACCGGTGCCGGGCGTGCCTTGATCGAAGCCCGGGAACAGGCCGCGCGTGATATGGGTTTGAAACGCCTCATCGCCGATACGCTTACACCGAATGTCGAAATGCGCGACCTATACCCCAAACTTGGTTTTGTTGAACTGGACTCACCAATCGAAACCACGACCTATCTGGATCAACCGATGTTACGGCCGCACCTGCACTACTTTGCGAAAGATTTGTAA